The Aeromicrobium sp. Leaf245 genome includes a region encoding these proteins:
- a CDS encoding ECF transporter S component, which translates to MTARLGLRSALVLGVASLAGLVMFLWPLFIEPTAGAERVDQPFLFMALLPIVVMVVVAEFTEGGMDAKALAMLGVLTAVNAALRPLGAGTAGIETVFFVLVLAGRVFGPGFGFVLGCTSLFASALLTSGVGPWLPFQMMCAAWIGLGAGLLPRRVTGRAEIAMLVVYAVVVAYLFGMLMNLSSWPFQLGIAAPGADETLQLVPGAPILENLHRFLVFNLVTSTWGWDTGRAVTNALLVATLGPAVLVTLRRAARRARYGRTAEPVPQP; encoded by the coding sequence ATGACGGCGCGGCTGGGACTGCGCTCGGCGCTCGTGCTCGGCGTCGCGTCGCTCGCGGGCCTGGTCATGTTCCTGTGGCCGTTGTTCATCGAGCCGACCGCGGGGGCGGAGCGGGTCGACCAGCCGTTCCTGTTCATGGCGCTCCTGCCGATCGTCGTCATGGTGGTGGTGGCCGAGTTCACCGAGGGCGGCATGGACGCCAAGGCGCTGGCGATGCTCGGCGTGCTGACGGCGGTGAACGCGGCACTGAGACCCCTGGGAGCCGGGACGGCCGGCATCGAGACGGTGTTCTTCGTCCTCGTCCTCGCCGGGCGGGTGTTCGGGCCCGGGTTCGGCTTCGTGCTGGGCTGCACCTCGTTGTTCGCGTCGGCCCTGCTCACGTCGGGCGTGGGGCCGTGGCTGCCGTTCCAGATGATGTGCGCCGCGTGGATCGGACTGGGTGCGGGTCTGCTGCCGCGGCGGGTCACGGGACGGGCGGAGATCGCGATGCTCGTGGTCTACGCCGTGGTCGTGGCGTACCTGTTCGGCATGCTGATGAACCTGTCGTCGTGGCCGTTCCAGCTCGGCATCGCCGCCCCCGGGGCCGACGAGACGCTGCAGCTCGTGCCGGGTGCGCCGATCCTGGAGAACCTGCACCGCTTCCTGGTCTTCAACCTCGTCACGTCGACCTGGGGCTGGGACACCGGCCGCGCGGTCACCAACGCGCTGCTCGTGGCCACGCTCGGACCCGCCGTGCTGGTGACCCTGCGCCGGGCTGCCCGGCGTGCTCGGTACGGCCGCACGGCCGAACCGGTCCCGCAGCCCTGA